Below is a genomic region from Telmatobacter sp. DSM 110680.
GCGCGGAGACTTTGAGAGCGCGTTTAAGGACGCCCCTGTCAAGGTCGATCACACCTATATCACTCCGATTGAGACGCACAACCCCATCGAACTGCACGCCTCAGTATCAGTGTGGGATGGCGATCGCCTGACCATGTATGAAACCTCGCAAGGCGTCGTGAATCATCGCGTGGTGATGGCACAAACTCTCGGTATTCCCGTTGAGAATGTGCGCGTGGTGACGCGTTTTTTGGGATCGGGTTTTGGTGGAAAGCTGTTTCCCTGGCCGCATTGCGCGATGACGGCGGTGGCTGCGCGCAAATTGGGGAGGCCGGTAAAGCTCAGCGTTACCCGGCGCATGATGTTCTCCAGCGTCGGCTATCGGCCCCGCACTGAACAGCGCGTGCGGCTCGGTGCATCGAAGGACGGCAAACTGCTTGCTCTCAAACACGATTATTTGAATATTTCCTCCATGCTTGACGATTTTGACGAAGGCTGTGGCGAGGCAACACCTTATTTGTACAGTGTCGCCAATCTTGGAGTGACCAGCGCAATTGTGCATCGCAACGTGGGAGCGCCCATGTACATGCGCGGCCCTGGCGCGGTACCGGGACTTTATGCCCTTGAATCCGCCATGAACGAGTTGGCGGAAGAATTGAAAATCGATCCGTTGAAACTCCGCATCTTGAACGACGCAGAAAAAGACGAAGACAAGAAGATGCCGTTTTCGTCGCGGCATTACCGCGAATGTTTTGAAGTGGGCGCAAAGAAGTTCGGCTGGGAACATCGCAAGGCAGAGATAGGCTCGATGCGACGCGATGGAAAGATCCTGGGATGGGGTCTGGCCGGAGCAAGCTGGGTCGCCGTGACCCTGCCTTGCACAGCCACCGTCGAATTTCACGCCAACGGCCGCGTATCCGTCAGGAGTGGAACGCAGGACATTGGCACTGGCACATACACGATCTTTGCGCAGGTCGTACACGAGAAGACCGGCATCCCTTTCGATCGCATTGACGTGGTGCTGGGCGACAGTGCGCTTCCCGATGGACCCATGTCAGGCGGATCAATGGTAACTGGATCCGTGTTGAACGCCATCTCGAATGCATCAACAGCAGCCATCAAGAAGTTGGCCACTCTGGCTACAGGCGTCGAAGGCTCTCCTGTTCACGGAGAAAAGCCTGACGATCTTGTCTTCACAGAAGGCCGCATCCACAAGAAAGATCAGGCACCAGTATCCGGAGTCGCGTTTGCCGATGTGCTGCGCATGGCCCGTCTCAATGGACTGAGCGCGGAAGGTAAGACGCAACCGTCGTGGGAAGATCCGAAAGCAAAGAACGTTTCGCTTCACTCTTACGGAGCGCAATTCGTGGAAGTGGAATGGGAGCCGGAGATTGCGCGCCTGCGCGTGAGCCGCGTGGTAACGGTAATCGACGCCGGCCGGATCATCAATCCCAAGGCCGCAGCCAACCAGATCGCAGGCGCCGTCGTAATGGGTGTGGGTATGGGCCTGCTTGAAGAGACGCGCTACGATCAGCGTACCGGTCAGCCCATCAATGGAAATATGGCGGACTACCTGATGGCGACGTGTGCCGATGCTCCGGAGATTGACGTGACATTCCTCGACTATCCCGATCCAGCTATGGGCGAATATGGCGCGCGCGGCGTAGGTGAGATTGGGCTCGCTGGTGTTGCCGCTGCGATCACTGCTGCGGTGCATCATGCTACCGGCGTTCGCGTACGAGAACTGCCCGTGAGGATCGAGAACCTGCTGGAATCGAAAATTCTCGAGGCCTGAGCGAGAATATATCCCATGACCGACCTCGAAAATATCCTTCCGCTTTGGCACGAGTTGGAAGCGGCTGGAGCTGAATACGTTCTGGCTACGGTGGTGGAGGTTGACGGTCCCAGCTACCGCAAGCCGGGTGCGCGCATGCTAATCGCAAAAGATGGCAGGCGCGCCGGCACAGTGAGCGGTGGATGCCTCGAAGCCGAAGTTGCGAAACGTGCATGGTGGCTCACGGAGTCAGGTCCACGGGTGGAACGCTACTCGACCGCCGAAGATGATGGCGATATGCCCTACGGTTCGGGCTGCGGCGGAGTTATCTTCGTACTGCTGGAACGGCGCGCGACAGCGACCACATTACTCAATGCTCTCGAGGCAGCGTTTCAAGCAAGGATGCCATTGGCGATTGCAACCTTGCTGGAGGGGACGGAGATCTCAAAGAGATTTTTCGCTGGGCCTACCGCTCAGACTGCACAATCCGATCAAGTCGTTGCGGGCTCTCTCTCGGATTGGCTGCAAGGCCTGGCATTCGAAGCGCTGGAGGAGAGGCGATCGCTTGACCAGCGCGTCGCGGTGGATGCACAGCCGACGCGAATCTGGGTTGATTATCGCGCGCCAAGACCCGGACTTTGGATCTTCGGCGCGGGCGACGATGCAAAGCCGCTAGTGCGCCTCTCACGCGCGCTGGGTTGGTTCACAGCGATTGCAGATGGCCGCAGCCACCTCGCAACCCGCGATCGCTTCTCAGCCGCCGACAAAGTGTTGACACTTCCTATCGAAACCTTGCCTGCAAATCATCTCGAACTCGATGCCGTGAAGATGAGCGATGCGGTCGTGCTCGTCACCCACAGCTTTGATCAAGATGCGCGAATACTAGCCACACTGCTCAATCGCGAGCATCT
It encodes:
- a CDS encoding xanthine dehydrogenase family protein molybdopterin-binding subunit, producing MSTTPASIIGKPTPRIDGPQKTSGTAQYAADFHFEGMAYAMPVVASVASGRIRALDTSAAEKMPGVLLVLHHGNIGPLYRTVPGDDNATNSEVRSAFEDEVVRHWGQYIAVVVAETLEQATAAAAAVHAEYDQEPTKLRASLDDYAGERKKGSERGDFESAFKDAPVKVDHTYITPIETHNPIELHASVSVWDGDRLTMYETSQGVVNHRVVMAQTLGIPVENVRVVTRFLGSGFGGKLFPWPHCAMTAVAARKLGRPVKLSVTRRMMFSSVGYRPRTEQRVRLGASKDGKLLALKHDYLNISSMLDDFDEGCGEATPYLYSVANLGVTSAIVHRNVGAPMYMRGPGAVPGLYALESAMNELAEELKIDPLKLRILNDAEKDEDKKMPFSSRHYRECFEVGAKKFGWEHRKAEIGSMRRDGKILGWGLAGASWVAVTLPCTATVEFHANGRVSVRSGTQDIGTGTYTIFAQVVHEKTGIPFDRIDVVLGDSALPDGPMSGGSMVTGSVLNAISNASTAAIKKLATLATGVEGSPVHGEKPDDLVFTEGRIHKKDQAPVSGVAFADVLRMARLNGLSAEGKTQPSWEDPKAKNVSLHSYGAQFVEVEWEPEIARLRVSRVVTVIDAGRIINPKAAANQIAGAVVMGVGMGLLEETRYDQRTGQPINGNMADYLMATCADAPEIDVTFLDYPDPAMGEYGARGVGEIGLAGVAAAITAAVHHATGVRVRELPVRIENLLESKILEA
- a CDS encoding XdhC family protein, which translates into the protein MTDLENILPLWHELEAAGAEYVLATVVEVDGPSYRKPGARMLIAKDGRRAGTVSGGCLEAEVAKRAWWLTESGPRVERYSTAEDDGDMPYGSGCGGVIFVLLERRATATTLLNALEAAFQARMPLAIATLLEGTEISKRFFAGPTAQTAQSDQVVAGSLSDWLQGLAFEALEERRSLDQRVAVDAQPTRIWVDYRAPRPGLWIFGAGDDAKPLVRLSRALGWFTAIADGRSHLATRDRFSAADKVLTLPIETLPANHLELDAVKMSDAVVLVTHSFDQDARILATLLNREHLPFYLGVLGPQRRTREVLAEAARLLGLPKEHDRAEQWLRQLHAPTGLDLGAETPAAIALSIIAEIQQTLNSASALPLRQVRAVHPAISNA